A segment of the Scomber japonicus isolate fScoJap1 chromosome 5, fScoJap1.pri, whole genome shotgun sequence genome:
TTTACTCTTTTATGCACAttagtgaataaaaaaaagggttcAACATCAGTCAGTTaaaaataattgatttatttaatgcCAAGCTTTTCTTCCCCTAAATAAAACCTACATGGGAAAGTCCAACTATTATCAAATTGCCAGGAAATTCCCTCAACATGCCCAGCTCTGTAATTCTGTCCTAGCATATTGAAAACTTGTCAACATGCTTTACCAACATGACAATGAGCCTTATGCATGTGTTTAAAGAAGATTTGTGGCATTTAGCTCTTTGAGATGAGAGGCTGAAACTAACATTGAACAACAAGTGTGGGCATTTAAGGGAGTGTGTCAAATCCAACGTGAATAATCAAACCtcatagaaaaacattttatgagaAGAATACGACAATTTTCTTGCATGCCCGCTGTGTTGTAGATATCGTGCCTTTAATATCGTAAGTATCCTGATAGTGTTGAGGTTGGTGTGGTGTcagtttaaactttaaagtttttttccagcCTCTCGTGAGCGGTCAATCATCGAGCGTGGTCTGGAGTCCTTCCAGGATTTCTCTTGTTTGCGCTTTGTCAGACGCACCAGTGAGATAGACTACTTGAAGATCCAGTCCCTTGATGGGTACGCATGTGTTAGATGCTGCACATACAGTTTAGGAAATACTCTGACTGGTATCCTGtagtttaaaatgattgtttCCTTCTATCTATGCTGAAACAAAAGTAGACAAAATGACTTGACATGTCCTAAAATCTGTCTCAAATTGTCATCACAGGTGCTGGTCTTGGATCGGCCGTCGTGGTAATGCACAGGATCTGTCCCTGAGGAGATCTGGTTGTGTTTACCATGACACAGTCCAGCATGAGGTGCTCCACGCTCTGGGCTTCCACCATGAGCAGAAACGCTCTGACAGGGACGAGTACATCCGCATCGTGTTTGAGAATGTCATTCCTGGTTCGTCTGTTACTCTACTATAACTTGACTGATATGAGCCtttcacagatatatcggtatcagtGTACATGTTTTCTGATATATGCCGATATGAAACCTTTTTTAACAGAACATTTAATGCAGAAAATTATGCTTGCGGTGATTTAGACATATAGTGTCATTACGTAGTTTGTCCAGCAGAGTGCGCTTCGACTATAGTTTATAATACCGTCTTTAGCATGAGAGGCAGAGCAGTACAGCTCATGGTGGTACATATTTAGTCAGGTGGTGTTTCCACAGTAAGTTGCCAACCAGTTTGTGAAATACATACTGAGAAGTTAATAAACAATGACTCCATTATACCCCAACTATTAAAATACTTCTAAGTAAAGCAGATTTGAATATGTCTTTGCAGAACATTACTTTACTATTAATATTTGGAGCTGTATAGAAACAAATTAACGTGCCCAACTCTTTGTGGCAAAGAAACACATCAGGCAGTGCAGTTGAGGTGTGGTCACTGACATATTTtgaatagtttttggacaacaacggaGGTCTACGACAAAGAGTAATAAGATATATCAAGCTTTGTGTAGGCTACACATGAGAGCTGTATCCTTCAGGAAAAACACTTACAATCTCTGTTAAAGCCCCAAATTAAACACTACGAGCCACATAATGCATGAATATTGATTACAAACACTGATGGATCTCATGATAATTTTTTCCAAATCTTTAGGAAAGGAGCACAACTTTGACAAAGTCAACACTCTGAACCAGGGAACCACCTACGACTACGGCTCTGTCATGCATTACACCAAGTAAGTAAAATAGAAGTAACTGCTTAGGTACTGTataactttgttttattttataactgCATACCTGGAGAAGCATTTGTGTTTCACAATTTTATTCAAGTAGTTAAAGTGAGAGGGAAATATTAATAATGCTATAAGCTAACAGATATTAGCTGTTTTGTCTTGTATTTCCTTCTAAAATTTATTTCAAAGGGTTCcctgctttaaataaaaaatcagcacCCATTAATGCTTGGTGGTCTTGGTGGTTTCAGGTACGCCTTCTCCAAGAACAACCAGCCCACCTTGGTGGGAATCCCTGACCCCAACGTGGAGTTCGGCACGGCCCCTGAGATGAGCGAGAAGGACATCATCAGACTGAACAGACTGTACTGCTGAACAGTGGTATGTAAATGTCAGAAGTTCTTAAATATACAACATGAAGGAAAATAAGTGTAACTGTTTACATGAATTAAACTGGTGAAAGCTGAAAGTATTGTTTTAGATTTCTGATATAAAGTTTACTTGTACGGCAATTGATTTAATGATAAACCCACTGTGCAGCGACTCTCATAAGTGCACATCTCTTACATTTAGAATATTGTTCATATGCAAATGCACTTACGGATTAATGAGAAAAGTTGATTTCCTGATGCACTAAACTTTTAATGTTCTCTCTTTTAAAGAGTTGATGCTGGCTGAGAatacttcatcttcatcattaccATCACCGTCATCAGTATTTTCAATCACTGGTGCAACAGCAATGGTTTAATTATCAacaataaagttgaatttaAGCATACAGTCCCTCTGAgttggtttttattttgttataattaAATCATAGTGGCAGCATCAAAATTAGAAGTGTCTTTAGAAGTAATGGATAATCTTTTTTTCTATACAAGGTTGaatcaaagtgtgttttttttatcagctgtGACCTTCTGTCATCACTCTcaattagtttctttttttctctatat
Coding sequences within it:
- the LOC128358589 gene encoding high choriolytic enzyme 1-like is translated as MKCILVLVVLVAVSVWAEEEALSTSDRIERANRDIVRSPGQPIIEDDVALDSEAERNADPCTQYSCMWPKSNDGKVYVAYTISSEYSSRERSIIERGLESFQDFSCLRFVRRTSEIDYLKIQSLDGCWSWIGRRGNAQDLSLRRSGCVYHDTVQHEVLHALGFHHEQKRSDRDEYIRIVFENVIPGKEHNFDKVNTLNQGTTYDYGSVMHYTKYAFSKNNQPTLVGIPDPNVEFGTAPEMSEKDIIRLNRLYC